CAACCTCCAGCTGGGTGTCATCGGAACGTCGGTGGCGCGCCGCTTCGACAGCGACGCGTTGCGCCGGTCCCTGACCGGCCACGCCGAGGCCGTGGGCTTCGACTGGCAGGCGTTCTGGAAGGACCGCACGTACAGCTGGATGGGGCAGGTCGCATTCACGAACGTCGCGGGTGACAGCCTGGCGATCCGCAGGATCCAGCACGCGCCAGCACGCTATTTCCAGCGTCCGGACCGCGACGCGCACGACAACGGTTTTCTCACGAACGGCTATGATCCATCGCTCGAGTCGATGCGCGGAATCGGCGCGTACTCGCGCATCGCGAAGCAGGCGGGTGACTGGCAGTTCGAAGCGCAGACGAATGTCCGGACACCCGGCTTCGAGGCCAACGATGCCGCGTTCCTGACGCGCGCCGACTATGTCTGGGGCAACGCCAACGTGCGCTGGCAGCAGAATCAGCCGACCCGCTTTTCGCGCTTCCTGTCCCTCACAGCCGGCGCCCAGCGCCAGTACAACTTCGACGGCGACATGAACGACGCACAGGTGCACGGCAGCGTCTTCTACCAGCTTCTCAACTACTGGAGCATCGGTGCGTTCGCGATCCGGTTCCCGGAGCGCGCCGATGAGCGGGCCACGCGCGGCGGGCCGGTCGTGCACCGTACGCCCGGCACGTTCATGTCGGCGAACCTGGGATCCGACTCCCGCCGGGCCATCGTTCTGCAATTCAACGGCGGCGGGTTCAGGGGCGCGGACGGCACGCGCGAGTACAACGTGAACGGCACGGTCCGGTTCAAGCCGGCCACCAGCGTGGCTGTGTCGGTCGGGCCCTCACTGAACGGCGGTCAGTCGAAGGCGCAATTCGTCACGCGTTTCGATGACGCATCGGCTGACCATTTCTTCGGCCAGCGGGTGGTGTTCTCCGACCTCGATTATCGCACGCTCTCGATGGACACACGCCTGAGCGCGACGTTCTCGCCCACGCTCACGCTCGAGGTGTTCGCGCAGCCGTATATCTCGAGCGGGAACTACAGCAGGTTCAAGGAATACACGGCGCCGCGCACGACGGATCGCAGGGTATTCGACGCGACCCAGCTGTCGGCCGTGCAATCGGCGAGTGGCCGCGACAGCGTCTACGTGCTCGATGCGGACAGGGACGCCGGCACACCCAGCTTCACGTTCCGCAATCCGGATTTCAATTTCCGCTCACTGCGCGGCAACGCCGTTCTGCGCTGGGAGTACCGGCCGGGCTCGACGCTGTTCCTGGTGTGGCAGCAGCAGCGGTCGGGAAGTCAGCCGTACGGAGACTTCAGCTTCTCCCGCGACGCGGAAGCCGTGTTCGAGGCCCGGCCGGACAACATCTTTCTCCTGAAGGTGAGTTACTGGTTCGGCAGGTGAGGGCGGTCCGGTTCGCACACGAGCCGGACCGATCATACTTGCCGCGGGCACGAACGCCGGACATCTTGGCCCCACCGGCCACATTTCCCACAGACATCATGTGGTCTGAAACTGCCGCCAGCGCCGCGTGACGGCCCTTGCCGCGCGCGGCAGGCCGCCGACCGCCCGCCGACGAATGGAGCGCCTCTGGGAACCGACGAACCGATCAGCACGGAGCAGGAACGTGGGGACGGCATCCGTCGCCGCGCACTCGCGTCGGGCCCCGACGGTGTGCGGCCGCTGTCGCTGGAGGAGGCGGTGGCGCGCATCCGCCGCGGCACAGCTGCGACCGCGGCTACGAGCAGGGATATCGGCGCGGAGGACACCGGGCCGACCCTCAACCATGCGCCGGAGCACGGGCCCGAGCAGGGCATCGTATGGATCGATATCGTGCGGCCGACGGAGGCGGACGCCACCATGCTGCGGAAGGATCTCGGCTTCCATCCGCTCGCCGTGGAGGACGCACTCTACGGAAAACAGGTTCCCAAGCTCGAGCGATACCCCGGCTACTTCTTTCTCGTGCTGTACGCCGCACGCATCAACCCGGAGCGCAACCGACCCGCGTTCTATGAGCTGCACTGCTTCCTCGGCGCTCACTACATAGTGACGGTCCGAAACGAGAGCGTGCGCGAGGTGCGCGAGGTGATGGCGCGCTGGCGCGCGGGGCCGCACCACTATCCGACGGTCGGGCACCTCGCCCACGGCGTCGCCGACGCACTGGTGGACAGCTATTTCCCGATGATCGACCACTTCGGTACGCGCGTCGCCGCCACGGAGACCGAGGCCTACGAGAAGCCAG
This Longimicrobiales bacterium DNA region includes the following protein-coding sequences:
- a CDS encoding DUF5916 domain-containing protein, with the translated sequence MIRTAVWLLLSAGAGATYAQTPTSAQVERPAVAAVARTGHVELDGSLADSAWLAAPEATDFLQHEPQEGEPATQRTSVRFLYDDEALYIGARMYDELAAAGVRTRLGRRDESVEGDYIMFVFDTFHDHTGRTILQINPSGVKNDAGQAAAFADPSWDPVWQAATRIDSLGWTAELRIPFSQMRFPAANEQTWGLQIWRYTERLAELSMWAFWGRNESGGAALFGHLEDLRMPSHGLGIELLPYVVARAERVTPLQPGSPFDDGDTNSWRLGGDVKAILGSAVTLDATINPDFGQVEVDPAVVNLSAFETFFEEKRPFFVEGSGLFGFGSLNCYFCSNVSSLSLFYSRRIGRRPQGAVQEPAEFVSSPENTTILGAAKVTARTGAGWQVGALNAVTAAERADAQRLDGTRFDEEVEPLTNYFVGRLRRNFRDGNLQLGVIGTSVARRFDSDALRRSLTGHAEAVGFDWQAFWKDRTYSWMGQVAFTNVAGDSLAIRRIQHAPARYFQRPDRDAHDNGFLTNGYDPSLESMRGIGAYSRIAKQAGDWQFEAQTNVRTPGFEANDAAFLTRADYVWGNANVRWQQNQPTRFSRFLSLTAGAQRQYNFDGDMNDAQVHGSVFYQLLNYWSIGAFAIRFPERADERATRGGPVVHRTPGTFMSANLGSDSRRAIVLQFNGGGFRGADGTREYNVNGTVRFKPATSVAVSVGPSLNGGQSKAQFVTRFDDASADHFFGQRVVFSDLDYRTLSMDTRLSATFSPTLTLEVFAQPYISSGNYSRFKEYTAPRTTDRRVFDATQLSAVQSASGRDSVYVLDADRDAGTPSFTFRNPDFNFRSLRGNAVLRWEYRPGSTLFLVWQQQRSGSQPYGDFSFSRDAEAVFEARPDNIFLLKVSYWFGR
- the corA gene encoding magnesium/cobalt transporter CorA; this encodes MARIRRGTAATAATSRDIGAEDTGPTLNHAPEHGPEQGIVWIDIVRPTEADATMLRKDLGFHPLAVEDALYGKQVPKLERYPGYFFLVLYAARINPERNRPAFYELHCFLGAHYIVTVRNESVREVREVMARWRAGPHHYPTVGHLAHGVADALVDSYFPMIDHFGTRVAATETEAYEKPGDAMQHIMSLRRELLRFRGVVSPTRDVFSSLLRRDLPFLNPELTPYFQDVRDHSVHVTEEIDMLRDLLSTAVDAQFTVTSNQLNQTVRMMTAWSIILMSMALITGVYGMNFVHMPEVDWRYGYFGALLLMAIVGGSLVTFFRRRNWL